The Dehalococcoidales bacterium genome includes the window CAGAGGCGTTGCAGTTGTTAGCTTTGCCTCTTGGTTTACAGGTTGCCGGGCTGCCTAAACTTCCCCATTTCGTTGCGTTCGGGCGGCATCTTTACCTTGTCTTCCCACCCCTCCGGCGCCGGGTAACGGCTGCCAAACTTAAACCTCAACCCTGCTTGGAATTCCCACCAGTCGGTAATTTGTATTAGCTGCGTGCCGCCGCCAGTGTAACGGATAATAAGCTGTACTTTGGCCATAGCTGCCAAGGCGCTTTCCACTTCTTTTTCAGTGATCTCATCAATTAAGGGCACAACCTGAACCTTAACCTTGCGGGCACCACCAGCATACCGCCCTTGGTCGTCTGCGTGGGCCAACAGCCACGTATAAATTAAGGCCCCTTTTACACCCAACCCCGCAATGCGCTCGCTGGTGCTTATTGTTTGGTAAAGTAACCTAGCCCCTGCTTTATGCGGCATGTTTCTGCCCTCGTCTTTCGTTATATCGCTGCCTGCTTTCATTGGCGCATTCCCGGCAACGGCGGTAACCGTTACCATCAACTAAAGGGTTTACCTCGTTAAAGGGGTGGCCGTTGGGGCAGGTGGCGCTTAAAACTATGATATGGAACCTTCGATGCCCCGTGGCCGTAACCATAGCAAGGTGGTGGGGGTTTACGCATTGCGTGTTCTTACAGAGATGGTGTAGGTTAAAGCCGGGGGGCGGTAACTGGCCGCCAGCTAATACCCATGCGCAATTGTATGGTGTCTTTAACAGCCATCGGTCACCTACTTTGATATTCAGCCTGCCGTAAATGTCATTCAAAGAGCTAACGCCCAGCCATACCCAGCAGCGGCTTATCATTCCGGGCATTAACGGCCCATTTTTATCTACCTTTTTCTCAAAGCGTCCTTTTACCGCCTTAATTGCGTTTTCTACTTTGCTGCTCATTACCGCCTCCTGCGCCTATTGTGTTCTAGGCTAAGTGTTTTACCGTATGGCACCTGTTCAAGAGCAGTTGAATAGGCGTTAATAAAAGGCCTCACCGCCCCGCATCGTTCACAAACGCCCCGGCTGGTGGGGCCGTTAGGTGCTGCAATTACCCAGTAATGCACGCAAGCCCGTTTACCATTTTTAATGGTAGTTACCCGCATAAGAGCCTCCTGTCAAGCGACACAATGCAAATTTTCAGGCTCTAACTACTTGGGCAATGGTTTGCTATGCCCATAGCTTTTACTGTACGCTTTTTCTAAGGCGGCCAGCTCCTGCCCTGTAAATGTCTCGCCAGCCTCAATACGTTCTAGGGCACCGGGTGGCAGCGGCAGTGTGTTTTGGTTATGGCCGTCTCGTAGTAGTTCGTTTAACAAGTACAATCCTTTGTTATGTGCGTCATACATTTTAATACCTTCTTTAAAATTAGTTAGCCGGGCACCTGCTTGCCGTAAAACAGGCGCCCGGCCTTAGCTAACCCACCTTGTACGGTAAAAACCGCCGGAGCAGGGTTAGCCGCTTAGGAGGCAGCTCCGATTTACCCGCTGATGTGCCCATAAGCTTGCGGCTGCAATGGGGCAAGGC containing:
- a CDS encoding HNH endonuclease, with amino-acid sequence MSSKVENAIKAVKGRFEKKVDKNGPLMPGMISRCWVWLGVSSLNDIYGRLNIKVGDRWLLKTPYNCAWVLAGGQLPPPGFNLHHLCKNTQCVNPHHLAMVTATGHRRFHIIVLSATCPNGHPFNEVNPLVDGNGYRRCRECANESRQRYNERRGQKHAA